Proteins encoded in a region of the Hippopotamus amphibius kiboko isolate mHipAmp2 chromosome 11, mHipAmp2.hap2, whole genome shotgun sequence genome:
- the GCM2 gene encoding chorion-specific transcription factor GCMb, with protein MPAEAGQQVGCSYGMKLSWDINDPQMPREPAHFDRFCEWPDGYVRFIYRSDEKKAQRHLSGWAMRNTNNHNGHILKKSCLGVVLCARDCVLPDGSRLQLRPAICDKARLKQQKKTCPNCHAALELIPCRGHSGYPVTNFWRLDGNAIFFQAKGVHDHPRPESKSETEARRSAIKRQMASFYQPQRRRARESEAGENQDISGHLNNIPSLENSEEFDIIADTGFPVPGQPCFSFPNSDAYLPTCDLAAFQGDTVPPFQKYPNPRVYVPRPPCTYELAGPCYTNSSPYPTLYKDSSNIPNDTDWVHLNALQYNVNSYSSFERSFDFTSKQHGWKPALGKAGLGERTDHGQFQAMATGPYYNPELPCRYLTTAPPTAPALQTVITTATTVSYQAHQPPAVKCCDSVREVKSLSGCNYASENIQVSIYSEALDLPATVTMAASPTASLPLKIPGDGQAIRHTLPFPQESAPSRTDGAETWEVCPSGLGSTVGYSDRVSPFFSYDNKDF; from the exons ATGCCGGCAGAGGCGGGGCAACAGGTGGGATGCTCCTATGGGATGAAGCTCAGCTGGGACATCAACGACCCGCAGATGCCTCGG GAGCCAGCCCACTTCGACCGCTTCTGTGAGTGGCCGGACGGCTACGTGCGCTTCATCTACCGCAGCGACGAGAAGAAGGCGCAGCGGCACCTGAGCGGCTGGGCCATGCGTAACACCAACAACCACAACGGCCACATCCTCAAGAAGTCGTGCCTGGGCGTGGTGCTGTGCGCACGGGACTGCGTCCTGCCTGACGGCTCGCGCCTGCAGCTGCGGCCGGCCATCTGCGACAAGGCCAGGCTGAAGCAGCAAA AGAAGACGTGCCCTAACTGTCACGCTGCTTTGGAACTGATCCCCTGTCGAGGGCACAGCGGGTACCCTGTAACCAACTTCTGGCGGCTTGATGGCAATGCGATattttttcag GCCAAGGGGGTTCACGATCACCCAAGACCAGAGAGCAAATCAGAAACGGAAGCTAGGAGAAGTGCCATCAAGAGACAGATGGCTTCTTTCTACCAACCCCAGAGAAGGAGAGCTCGAGAGTCCGAG gcaggAGAGAATCAAGATATCAGCGGACATTTGAACAACATACCTTCCCTGGAAAACTCAGAGGAGTTTGATATAATTGCTGACACAGGCTTCCCTGTTCCAGGGCAGCCTTGCTTTTCCTTTCCAAACTCGGATGCTTACCTACCTACCTGTGACCTAGCTGCCTTTCAGGGAGACACAGTACCACCCTTTCAGAAATACCCAAACCCAAGAGTCTATGTGCCAAGACCACCCTGCACCTATGAATTGGCAGGTCCTTGTTACACAAATTCAAGCCCGTATCCCACCCTTTATAAAGATTCCAGCAATATCCCTAATGACACAGACTGGGTTCACCTGAATGCACTACAATACAATGTCAACTCCTATAGCAGCTTTGAGAGAAGCTTTGATTTCACCAGTAAACAGCATGGCTGGAAACCAGCTCTCGGAAAAGCTGGCCTTGGGGAGAGGACTGACCATGGACAGTTCCAGGCTATGGCCACTGGCCCTTATTACAACCCAGAGCTTCCCTGCAGGTACCTCACAACCGCCCCGCCAACTGCTCCAGCCCTACAGACAGTGATCACCACTGCCACCACAGTGTCCTATCAGGCCCACCAGCCCCCTGCTGTGAAATGCTGTGACAGTGTGCGGGAAGTTAAGAGCCTTTCTGGCTGTAACTATGCTTCTGAAAACATCCAAGTGTCCATCTACTCGGAGGCCTTGGACCTTCCAGCTACAGTCACCATGGCAGCCTCTCCAACAGCATCACTTCCTTTGAAAATTCCCGGAGATGGCCAGGCCATCAGACACACTTTGCCTTTTCCTCAAGAGTCAGCGCCCTCCCGGACAGACGGAGCAGAGACCTGGGAAGTGTGTCCATCTGGATTGGGGTCTACAGTTGGTTATTCAGATAGAGTCAGTCCGTTCTTTAGCTATGACAACAAGGACTTTTGA